The Macadamia integrifolia cultivar HAES 741 chromosome 4, SCU_Mint_v3, whole genome shotgun sequence genome contains the following window.
ATTTAAAGATCCCCAAGGCTTCCTCATAACATGAGTAGAAACAGGCTCTTGTAAAATCTAAAAACATATAGAATGAATCATGAGCAGAAGAAAAAATGTACCTATCGATATGccttgaaaataaataacagaGCACATTGGAATACCACCGTCGAAAAACCAGATTGCAACAAAAACGATAAATCTATACTCCCATCTTCTAATTTATCAAGCTTTGATCTATATACTCTTTAAGAGTCCAGAACAACTTCTTGAAAGGAAAACACCAGCAATTTTAACTTTGAACTAGAACCTTTTCTTCCCACCGGCATACCTCCAGTTGCTGAACCAAAGCTAGTACGGCTCACTCATTCGCTCTCTAATCATATCTTGTCGACCATCCAGTCCTCTGTCCATATATGGATCCCTGCTAAAATCCCTTGGTGGAGGTCCACCCCTAATTGGTGATCggcttctctctctcaaatcacGACCCCACCGGCCACGATGAGATGGAGGCGGAGGTGGAGACAGTGGATGTCGATCATTCCTCCCCTCATACCCTCTCCtttcatgaaaaaaattctCCCTTCCGCGGTCTCTAGGGCCCCATTCAAGAGGCAGAGGCCCATCAAACTTGTCCCTTGCCCTGTAGTCTTCCTCCTCATGATAATCTATCCTCTCTCTCTGCATCTGATTATCTGGAAACCTTCCTCCATGCCTGAGGTGAGGCAGATCAGCACCAAACATCCTAGGACGATCTCTGACCCACTCACGTGGTGGGGACCTATAGCCATTCATACTCCTAGGAGAGCGATTCATTGGTGGACCAGAGAAGCGTGGTGGGGGAGCCTGTGGCACTGGACCCTGATAATTCCTTCTTGGACTACTACCAGGTCCAAAACGAAGTCTGTTGCAGTTGTTGCAGTATTCCCGCCGTGCAAAGTTCAGGTTCCCACAACtgaaaatggaaacaaaagatAAGACAAAGCAAGACTAATGAAGTAAATAACACGAACACCAACACATGATTTGATATACAAAAACACAACAAAAACTATGTCCATATCAGGGATACTGACAGGAAGACAAGCTTAAATACAACTTGAGAGCAGGTGGGCTTTGGCAGGCATATGTTACAATGAGCAAGGGCACAAAGGCATTTGAAAGCAGAGATCAGACATGGTATTCGAAGAGCATTTCTCTGTAACTGCGGTAGGATTGCAGGAAAGGGAAACCACAAAAATAAACCACCCACACAAAGACCCATAATCAAAACCATACCACCTCCATcccaggggaaaaaaaaaaaaaattccccaataCAAATCTAGAGGTCTTGGGTTCTAGAGGAGCATTCTTTCCATTTGCCAATGACATCCTTGAGTAATACGAACAATGAAGATCCACAAGCACCCTTGTACAACTATAAATAAGcaatgatggtggtgatgatgacAATAACCAACAGAAAACGTAAgctaataaaaatatttaaaggaGATCAATGTGAATCAAACTTACGAGGGATCTGGGCAGATCCAATCTCCTTCTCTTGGAGACACATTTGGGTTATTTCTGTTCATGCCTTCACCTCTGAAGGGGGGAGGACCAAATCCAGCTTCATCGAAACCTCTCGCATAGGACCTGCCACTGCTCCTTCCTCGGCCATAAGGAGGTGAATAATCTCGAAATCTGCCATTACCCCTTCCCCCCCTAAATCCACGACCTCGTTGCAACCCAGCTGGACGATCAAAATCAGAACCATAGTGACGATCAAACTTTCTGTGGCGCAAAGGAGAACCAGAACCTGCACGCACCCCATATCCTGAAAAGGAGACCAGGGAGGTCAAAAGTTAAGCAATTATGAGCCCAGTGAAATTAGAGAGGAACTCTATTGTAAGCCCAAGATTGTCGACCCACAAAATTCCAATGACCAAGTAGCTTTGCAACGACAGCTACCTGTATCCATGGCCTCTCTCCATATAGAGTTATGAGTAGAACAAAAAAAGATATTAGTGCAGAAGATTGTAACATTCTCACAAGATACCAGCCAGTCGTTCAATCCAGAGGCAACTAAACTGATGTATTAGTAATGACCGTAGTTAGAAGCAAAACCCACCATGGTAATAGAAGGCCACAATCCCCAATTATAGAACAAGCTGAACATAACTACGTGAATGATCTGTATCTTCTATTGATGTACCATTACATGATAAAGAAGTTTTAGGGCCTATTATCTGCAAATATTAAGCCAAAATCATGAATCTGAAGCAACCAATAACTTAATCAGACCCCTCATGTTCAGGTAAAAGACCATGTTTCATCCAAATTTGAGGAAAAATAGATACCGATATCTAAAAGTGTGTGAGGAAATATGTCCAATAAAATGATCCAAAAAATATTTAGTTTGGAGTACCTCATTCAGGAAAAGTAAATGCCTGTCAAACCAGGAAACCAACAAGAGCACCCATACGAAAAGCAATCACCAAATGGCAAGTAGCAACCAGAGATAGCTACCTGATTCAACAATTCACTGACAACAATCAGCCTGTTCTTTCAGAAACCATCTCAACATCTTGTAAGAAGAAGTCCATTAGACAACCTGG
Protein-coding sequences here:
- the LOC122076766 gene encoding RNA-binding motif protein, X chromosome-like yields the protein MDSHSLIPKNERMDSRERDPPAVTTTTKHQPYLSSLVVRPTDSGGGGGGGSDYESGEVRRDFRSDRFPESGYGVRAGSGSPLRHRKFDRHYGSDFDRPAGLQRGRGFRGGRGNGRFRDYSPPYGRGRSSGRSYARGFDEAGFGPPPFRGEGMNRNNPNVSPREGDWICPDPSCGNLNFARREYCNNCNRLRFGPGSSPRRNYQGPVPQAPPPRFSGPPMNRSPRSMNGYRSPPREWVRDRPRMFGADLPHLRHGGRFPDNQMQRERIDYHEEEDYRARDKFDGPLPLEWGPRDRGRENFFHERRGYEGRNDRHPLSPPPPPSHRGRWGRDLRERSRSPIRGGPPPRDFSRDPYMDRGLDGRQDMIRERMSEPY